The following DNA comes from Capsicum annuum cultivar UCD-10X-F1 chromosome 7, UCD10Xv1.1, whole genome shotgun sequence.
TTGTGTATTGGTTTtctattttgagttttctttatttgattcatTCTCTTGCCTTGTGTTAGTTTTATTGCAAGTTTTGATGATCTTTTGTCTGTTGATTTGTTTATTGGTTTTCGCTTATGAGTTTCTTGATTTGATTCATTCTTTTGCCTGATCAAAAAGTGTCCCCCTCACTGAAAGTGGGGGATGAGGGTCTCGCCTCTAAAAAGATAAGACACTATTTagacaaatttaaaaacaaatgTTATAATTATTGATCGAGCTTAGTAAAGATTAAAATCGGATCGGATGTAGTTGAAGCTTAAGAAAGTTTTGATTGacatgctttgataccatgaaTGAAAATAACTGACTTGTGGTTAGGTACTGCCTCAAAGAGCTCTCTGCCACAATTTTTCCTTTCTGGTTTTGGAGTGTGCTGATCTACTCTTGCCTTAAATTTCTACTTTTCTGGCTGCATAATTTGGCAAACTATGAAGAAAATGGGCTTACTAAAGATGTGTTTTTTTGCTTATGTGGTACCTAGCACATAAAAAGtctacaacaacatatccagtatagttccacaagtggggtctggggagggtagtgtatgcagaccttaccctaCCTTGGTAGGTAGAGAGCTTGTTTCCGATAGTCCCTTGTCTCAAAGAAAGCAAAACACACAACATTTATGAAGAATGTACATAAAAAGTTTGCAGAAGTTATGATTCTCTAATCCTGTCCTTGGTATCGGATTTGGTTGATGCAACCTTTAAACTAGCCTCTTAGGCAGTTAAAAAATTGAAGGTGCATGACGGGGTGTGTTCTGCTTTGCATTTGGGTTAAATCCCACGTGCGCAAAACAGATGAATGAACACTTTCATTGATTAACTTTCTCCCTCGTACCTtatcaaaaacatgttccccttGCCAAAAATTTGGGATGAAGCTCTTGCCTCTAGAAACATCGGGACATTATTTAGATAAAGGAAATGACTAATCTAATGATTATTGCTCGAGCTTAGTAAAGTTTGAGGTCAGATCAGATTTAGTGGAAGTTTAAGTGAAGCATCGGTTGATCGGCTCTAATACCATGAAGGAAAATAAGGGAGTTGTGGGTAAGTACTCTCACAAAGAGCTTTTTGCTACAAATTTTCCTTCGTTGTTTTGGAGTGTGTTGATCAAGCAGTTTCTACTTTTTTGGCCCCAACTTTAAGCAAACTATGAAAAAAGGAGCTTAGTAATGGTGAGTGTCTTCTTGTACGTAAAAAGTCTTAAGGAAGTAAATGTTTCTTTGATAGTGTGTACAATATCGAATGTCGTCAAAGTAATCCTTAAGCTAGTCTTGGAGGCTGGTAAAAAATTGAAGGCGTGTGACAGGGTATGTTTTGCTTTTGGGTTAAACCCAACAAAGCAGAACAGATGAATGAATGCTTTCATGAACGAACTTGTTCCTGTCGCCTGAAATTGGGATGTTGGTCTTGCTTATAAAAAAGAAGACACATTATTTAGATAAGGCTAATCTTCCGtctcgaaaaaaataaaaagaaaagtataatCTTATGATAATTGCTCGCGCTTAGTAGAGATTGTGATCAGATCGATGTAGTAGAGGCTTAAGAGATGCATAGGATATATGTAAGCTGAAAACAAACGGCTGAAGAATGTGGTACTTAATTACATGCAATATTTATTGGATCTTCATTGTTTTATCCTTATGTTCTTTTCCGATGCCTTAAAGGTACGACCCAAAGTTTCCATCCTGCATTGTACCCTAAAAATATATGATGCAGAGTCTTGAtgcctaagttgctcggactctccaaaaaagttgctgcacccgtgtcggatccttcaaaaatactgTATTTTTGGAGGATTTGACACGCACCCGTCGGCAtgtttgaagagtccgagcaataGCTCGACGCTGATTgacttttcaatttttattaagAAGTGGAGGTAGTTCTGAAAAGAACCAAGCACTACACCTCCTCATTAATTCCTTTTTACTGATGGGCGATATAAAAACAGAAACATGTAATGGGGATATAATGATTTGTCTATAAGTAACATGAGCAAGGGAATGAATCCTTTCTTTGCAAATCGTGTCATTTAATTATACCTAAGAATTTCTAAATCGTGTATCATTGCGAGTTAGATTGTAATTTGGATACTCGCATACTTGCTCGTCTGTTTGGTGTTGCAATATTCTTTTATGCCTATGTGAGGCTGGAGATCCTAAAACAACATTTATGTAGAGAAGACGTAATATAGTTGTTGGAGCCTTTTTCGTTGTGTTTGTCCATTCGTATTCTTGTTCAGTGCAAGTGCCGCCTTTTATGCTTCTGAGACTTGGGCATACCTTAGGAGTCGGGAGGACTGTTTGCTTGCTGATTCAAGGATCTCAGGCTCCAAAGCTTTTGATCCTAATGACCATTAGTTGCTTAGACTTCGCTGCAAGGTTATTGTTTTTAGAGTTAAAGTAATATACACCGtcaatgtaaataatttttacaCTATCAGGTCATTTTTACCTGTTGTAGCAGGTAATATAatcttatttttgatatttcaaatctCACATGGTAAGGAAGCTTACCTGTAGATAACCTTTGAATGACCTGATGGtgtaaaaattatttacattgGCGGTGTATAAAACTTAAACTCTTGTTTCTCTGGTTGGTTGGGCTGTTAAAATGAACCCTGTGACGTAGCTGCTTGATTGCTGGTTTTGTATGTCTTCCTTGCTTGATATTTCCAAGTCGTCTTGAATCGTGATAGTTTCTATATGTAAGGTGCAATTGATGGAATTTGAATGCCAATTAGACTAACATTGTCCTGCTTTTGGTTTTCCGCTTGTGCAGGCTTGGCCAACCTTACAATTACAGGTGAGCTATCTATTCGAACTCCGCTTCATTATttaacttttctttcttctcttcaagaAAGAATGTTATCTCACATTTTCGTAAGAGACTTGGAAGTGTTTTCTCCTTTTAATATAATCATTCCTAAGGTTACGTGTACTGAAAGGCTAGCCTTCTGCTTGTCAGTTGTCAGCAACACTAAAATTCAGATGCATTTTATTGAAATCTGATCAGTTTACGGTGTTATCTCTAATCGGAGAATAGGGCCACTAGATTGCATCCTATGTTTATGCATCTCCCTGTCCATTCTGATGAATACAAAAAACTATAGTTCTTAAGAATAAGGCTTGTTAGATGACAGCGACAACGATCACTAAACTGATTTTCACCTTGACTATGGATACGTAAATCTCCTTAATGATTGCATCGAATTTGAGTTTTCGTTGAGAAGTAAGTTCTTACTCGAGATTAAGCTACTTTATTATGTGAGCACAGTCTGACCATCCTTTTATAAATGCGCCACCTAAATACTCTTTTTCTGCAACTTGTCTATTAGCATATCTTGGACCCTCAGATGTGGTTGtaaacctatgttgctcggactcgtcAAAAATGGCAATAGGTGCATGTCGGATTTGCCAGaattagtgtatttttgaagaatccgacacgggtgcggcatcaaaaatgaagagtccgcgcaacttagAATGTAAACAACCATAGTGTAACATGGTTAAGTAACATGCTCACAGATGCTATATGTAATTTACAACACAAGAAGTATGTTCCTCGCCACAAAAACTGTTTAGATATAGTCGTCGTGAATGCTTGGTACGGAATGCCCTTCACTTTTCCATATCGGAAACTCAAAAAACTATTCGTACTGTTCTTTGCATGTATTGCTTGTATTGGAGCTTGCTTATCTAGTAAACTAGAACTTCCACAAAAGATTGTTATAAGCTGAAATCACGACATGCTACATCGTAACGTTTCCTATTGGCAACAGACTGTGGAAAAGATGATCCGGAACTTAAGGAGGAGATGGAGAAACAGTTCGTAGATTTACTATCCGAAGAGCTGAAACTGCAGGAGGTTGTTGACAAAGAGCATGTCCATCATATGAACATCACGTTTGTAGAGGCGAGAAGGTTAGCTTCCGAGTACCAAAAGGAAGCTGAGAAATGCATTGCCACAACGGAAACTTGTGAAGTTGGACGAGAAAGAGCTGTCGTGTTGCATGCCAAAGAAATGAAATTGACGGCCCTCTGGAAGCGCAGAGCACTCCAAGCCGGTTGGAAAGACTGAATAAAACATGAAGTTTTCCTCACAGCAGTTCAAATTTTGTTGTCCACTGTTTAGCTTATGTTAGTTGTATTCTCTTTATGAGCACAAAATTGCTCATATTTCTTCATCTTAATATATGCATTTACTTTTTATACTCTTGTACCCTTGTCATGATCATAGGAAATATGAAATATAACCTTTCATTGATGTCGTTaaacactttttttaattttcatggccaaacaggAGAGCACCAATTTAGTTGAAAGGAGACTATTGTATGTCGTGAAGGTGTGTTCTGTGTTGAACCTCTACTTAGTNNNNNNNNNNNNNNNNNNNNNNNNNNNNNNNNNNNNNNNNNNNNNNNNNNNNNNNNNNNNNNNNNNNNNNNNNNNNNNNNNNNNNNNNNNNNNNNNNNNNCACACGTTCCGTCAACAAACCCGAGCTTTCCCTTTCCCCTGAGAGCCAATTTCATCGATCGGCTCCACAGAGTGTAATTTTTTGGGCCTGTGAGCTTGATAGGAATCAGTACAAGTCCAGGAGCATCCGAAGTTTGGACATGCAGAGGGTGGTTGTGATCAATTGTAACTGTTTCTCCTTCTaccttttttcttcaatttctaatcCTCTTTAGCTTAAGCTTTCTTACAGACGTTGATCTTAgcacctggctctgataccatatcaAAATTATACAGAAGTCTCCACTGAATAAGTTTGAAGCTCCTCCATGGAGTAAAGAACAAAGAAGAGAGAGAGGGAATTTTTAATATTGATCAAAAACTCACTATTTGTTCCATATGAGAAGATATTTATAAAGGACTAGTGACAGTTGTCTACAGCTGTCAATCAATTATGTACCCACTACTAACTGCCTAATCAGATAACTAATTATCTAACAGCGTCAACTAACAGTGATGACTAACAGAGAATTAGT
Coding sequences within:
- the LOC107877659 gene encoding uncharacterized protein LOC107877659, yielding MARQSGNCLRCCLVIFAVVSALCVSGPAIYWKLKKLKVKAAQSCTPCKCDCSPPLSLLEVAPGLANLTITDCGKDDPELKEEMEKQFVDLLSEELKLQEVVDKEHVHHMNITFVEARRLASEYQKEAEKCIATTETCEVGRERAVVLHAKEMKLTALWKRRALQAGWKD